CATCCAGCCCTTAATCATACATCTCTTTCACATTCACTTGTGTACATACATGTTCTTTGTAAATAAACTCAGTTAAAGGATAAGCCTTTTATTTAGTGTTTAACTCAGCGATACTTATTTTTAACATCTTTTAAAAGGATTCAAGTGTGTTAAGAACAGTGTTCGGGTTTGTTAAGAAGGAACCAGGTCACACCATACATGAAACTTGGAGGGCTTTGTACTTTCTCAGAATTGATGTATTGTTTTACTTCAGGGATGCTCATTTCCACCACTTCAATCAGTTCCCCTTCAGACGCAGCACCTCCTcctttaatatgattaattgtTTAAAGGATGAGAAATTTGAGGCTTTTTTTCCCTATACTTTATTCGACACTGTAAGCTTATCTCTTACGCCACATTCTTTATAATGTGTACaaaacaattctaaaataaaattctaaacaaaCGATACTCAAAATTAAGCTTACCGGGGTGAGTTTGCATCTCATCTGTCACTTCCACATAAAAGAGCGTATTTTTGAAGACAGAACTGCAAGTGTtcctatataatatttgtagtattatacaGACGCAGTAACGTTCAGACACGCATAAAATTACAGCGTTTTGACGTGAATAAACCACTGTTATCGGCGTACCCGAAAGTATTGATAAGTTTAATACTCTCCGCAGGTGCTTCGTAACCGCACTCTTCCCTCAGCTCATCCCTCGCGATCTCGACCAGTGACTTATCCTTGTCAATGATGCCGGCGCAGAGTTCCAAGGTCAAACCCAATTTCGGCGGATATTTCTCAAG
Above is a genomic segment from Nomia melanderi isolate GNS246 chromosome 8, iyNomMela1, whole genome shotgun sequence containing:
- the LOC116427514 gene encoding uridine diphosphate glucose pyrophosphatase NUDT14 isoform X2; its protein translation is MDVNARKKQNEIARRKMIDLQDVRITKCPPDSPWLRPVRIVYRQDGEQKEWDVVRVHDGVSIIIFNTSRKKLVFVRQFRPAFFYTHVTEASGPVDLEKYPPKLGLTLELCAGIIDKDKSLVEIARDELREECGYEAPAESIKLINTFGSVFKNTLFYVEVTDEMQTHPGGGAASEGELIEVVEMSIPEVKQYINSEKVQSPPSFMYGVTWFLLNKPEHCS
- the LOC116427514 gene encoding uridine diphosphate glucose pyrophosphatase NUDT14 isoform X1, yielding MDVNARKKQNEIARRKMIDLQDVRITKCPPDSPWLRPVRIVYRQDGEQKEWDVVRVHDGVSIIIFNTSRKKLVFVRQFRPAFFYTHVTEASGPVDLEKYPPKLGLTLELCAGIIDKDKSLVEIARDELREECGYEAPAESIKLINTFGNTCSSVFKNTLFYVEVTDEMQTHPGGGAASEGELIEVVEMSIPEVKQYINSEKVQSPPSFMYGVTWFLLNKPEHCS